In Pempheris klunzingeri isolate RE-2024b chromosome 5, fPemKlu1.hap1, whole genome shotgun sequence, the DNA window GGCCATGTGCTACATGAGCTTTTTGGAGAATGTGCAAGTCCTGTTCGCTGATTGCACAACCCCCTCTGCTCAAACCCCCCGCTAAGTGCAAAAAGCTTACAATTGTAGTCATCATACTGTTTGCCAAATGTGATAAAACTGCGATATCCTGTCAATACTGTAAACTCCAGTTTTCTTTCCTCTAGCTTAATTATTTGCTGTAAGTTCATCTTATTCAGGCTTTCCTAACAACTGTCACTTCATTGACATTAATGTCCATTAAAGTCCCCTCACACTGACCATATGATTAACAGAGTCATGAAACCACTTGGGGGAATGACTTCTTGTAGCAGCTGTTGGAGGAAGGAGCTGTAGGAAGCAGATTAACAGAGAAGAGGGTTTGGTCCTACTGAGGTTATATCTGCTGCTATTGTTCTGCTCACTGGCCTGTGTTTAGTCTTTGTGGTAGCCTCCTGTAGATTGTATCaccagagacacaaaacaaaacacaccacataaacttgcaaaatgttttgataaataaaacaaaactgacagTTTTGTAATGTCAGTGATTTAGTATGTGGAAGCTACTGCAAagctgtcttttctctctgcgtcataacaaataataatctCATCTACTTGCTTATAAGTCTGTCGAAGCAAGCTTTTTTATGGCCTACACACTGCCTCCTCCTGTTTAGCCTTACAGGCCAATTACCTCACACTTACTGTCTGACTGAAGGTGCTGTGCTCTTACTTTTTCTTCAGGAAACTTCAGCCACTCCACAGTAGCCAGTTGAAGAGTCCCCAGTCCAACCATTCATTCCACAAAACTCCCGGGGACTCTCCTTCACAACTCAGTCCTGCCAAGAATCTCTCTGCGGTAATTCTTCACCTTGAATGAATTGCGTTTTCCCTTACTTCTTTCTAAATAAGTCTGAAAATAGATAGGCTATGTCCTCTTTTTGCAGATAAAAATAACTAGAATTATGATATTTCTGCTATATCtgtgtataaataaaatcaatagcCTCAGACTAAATATAACTCAGACTGAAGCTAAAGGATTAGTAACACAATTTGGGAATATGATTATTCACATTCGTATTGACagtgagatcagaaatggaTACCACTTGTTCAGTAaatatgtactgtatttgtttCCAGCTGGTTAGCTTTGCTTAATCAGTTACACgccacattatttttttttttacacttctgtTGTCGCACAGATTATataaacaagatataacatgttgaTATGTGAGCTGTTGTTACTTGTGGACAGAgcaaggctagctgtttcctctggtttccagtctttatgcgAAAGCTAAGGGCCTCATATTTACCATCTAGATTTGACAGTgttgtcaatcttctcatttaacacTCAGTAAAAATAAAGCGAATAAACATATTTCTTAAAGAGATGAACTGGTCCTTTAAAGTAAATATCTATTTAGGCTGGTGATACAGGCACTTTGGCACACTCTAATATCAATATTTGATATTAATATCAAAAGGTAAATCAATCACTgtgttctcttttttcccctccagaaACGCCCATTACCCTCAGAGGCATCCAACTGTCAGacccccaaaaaacaaagactATTAGACCATTGTTTGCCTCAGCAGTCACCTTCTTATGGAGACTGCAGCACCAATGGTACTCGTAGCTCCTCCAGTCATGGAAACTCTAGCGTACAGATCAAACTGGAGTTTGACAAAACCAGCAATCATCTCCAGGGGAGCCCAAATCGTCTGTACTCACCACACAAACTCAGCGGGTCATCTACTATTCCCAAACGGGAGAGGACAGAGCCAGCTCCTATTGCACCCAGCCCTAAGCACCCGCACACTGACACCCCCATTTGCACTGACCAACAGTTCATCAATGGCCAACATAAAAAGAAGAGGTccaaaaagcacaaagacagggAGCGAGAGCGCTTAAAACCAGACTGGATTGAGACCAGTCCAGACCTGAAGCAGAATCAAGAAAAGCTCAAAGgtaaataaaaccataaaactataaaaatgtCCTTTTGTCACACTTTATGTATCCTAATGTGCTGTCATGaatctgttttatattatttcttcAGGCCTATGAACTTATCAGCTTTCGTTTAGCAAAAAGGAACAAATGCTCAGGGTTGAGTTGTACTTGCTGCTGGAAGCCCACAAGGAGcaattcatatattttcatttgcGAGAGCAGTGACTGTTGTTAGGAGTGTAACACTTTCTCCACCCTCCGGCCCTCGCTCCTCGCTCTAGTCTGTTGATGATTGACTGTGAAACATCTGGGTGACCTACGGTCGAGCGAGTCAGCAGGCAGCATTGCCTCCTACTCTGGCCTGCTGACGTCACTGCTTGCCTTGGATCAGGTCTCTTATCGGAGACAGTGATAAATGATTCCATCAGCCTTGATATGATGGGCACATTATTGCATTTGCATTGGCTTTAACCATTTtaaatgattgtgtgtgtgtgtgtgtgtttttcctatCTACAGACcatgagggagagaaaacaactGTCAGTCGAACCTCAGAAGAGGAACTGCCCGACTATTTAATGTAAGATAAATACACACTTTGTCCCTGACTGTGCTATATGTTATAATCCCTGATTCAGAGGGGAGTTATGATTCAGGAATGAAATCCAAATAATTGTCAGAACATCAGTGAATCGTTGCAGATATCATTGGTCACTAAGGTTTTAAGGTTTCAGTGAAATCCTCTGTTGTTGAGTGAAGAAACCAACTTGTCCCACAAGGGTTAGGTTCAGCTTCAAAACACTCAGATAAATAGAGGGAAGTAAAACACATGTCTAAATGAGCTGTCACAAAGCTTTCACTGAGAATGACTTTGCAAACAAATGATCTTATGGCTGACATTTATACATCTGGTCAACACATCATGCTGTTTAACCAATGACGTGTCAGGCCCCTAACTCCACCATTCTGCAGTGCCATCTAGTGGAAGCAGTGGGAAACAACTTGGCCTCAAGAGATCACTTCTACTTTTAAATAACAGCTTTCAGTAAGtgcatgtttgcttttttcccccagaaaaTACAGCACCATAACAGCACTGGAGCAGCGTCAACAGTACAAGGACGACTTCTGTGCCGAGTACGATGAATACAGAGCTCTTCATGACCGAATTGGGGCCATCACCGAGATGTTTGTTCAGTTGGGCTCAAAGATCAACACTCTCTCGCCGGGAACACAAGAGTACAAGGTACTGTCTGCACCAGGAGCCTTTAATTGCTGTATTTCTaataaaacaccagagtgaACAGTTCAGATACTCAGCACACTAACACTCCTTCTGTTGTAATCTTTTCAGCTTATGGAGGACCAAATACTACAAAAGTACCGAAAGTATAAGAAAGTAAGAATTATTTacctttcatttcatctcatttcataCAACACTTGTTGCATTATAAACTGGGCCTCATACAAGAACCATTCAACTATCCTACATACAGTATGAGAAAACTTGTGTTTTCTTACTGAagtcaagtaaaataaaaaattccattaatattaatattctgtTCACCATATCTGTGTATTGGGCGTTCTGACTTGCCAATTCAGTGAGAGAGACTTTCCCTTTTAGATTTTACTGGCATGAAAATTTTGACACAAGTTGGTCGGAAAATTCTGCCTCAGTCAAGATTTTCATGCAGGTTGCTGTCTGGGGAAACATCCTCTGTTAAACCAATTTATAGTTTAACCTGTAATCATATTTATTATCATACATCGTGTCATGTCCCCTGTCGAGTTGTTACTAGAGCCCCTATATAGCTATACTATAGCTGTAATACCTTTGTATGATCCCCTGATATCACAACCCTAATGACACaatttgttatgtttttgtcacatttttgtgAGTGAAGTCTGCCCACAAATGGATCAGAAAAATTACCTTTATATTGCCTTACTCTTGTATAGTAATGTGTTTAACATGATTATGTTAATGACCATATCTCACAAATGAGCAGATACTCATGAACAGGTGGCATTCATCATGTTGAAACAAGTCGATTTGATTTGAATCACGCAGCAGATGCTCTAGCATGAGGCCCACTGTGTTGAATCTTAATGTGCATTACAGAAAACTCACTGGcgtcccttttttcttttcagaagTTTCCTGGGTATCGGGAAGAGAAAAAGCGATGCGAGTACCTCCATCAGAAACTGTCGCATATCAAAGGCCTGATCACAGATTATGACCAAACACAGGAACTCTCCTAGTAACAGGCCTGTACCCTCAGCAGGGTGTAATATGACTGGACCAAAAGACTCCTGATGGACCCAAAGACTGCTCAGATGGGTCCTGGAGTCGCTGAGACACTATTCACTTTACTCTGAGTGTTAATGGAAATCGAGAAGCGAGGTTATTTTTCAGAAGTGGGCCAAGACCACCGACTCGTGATCAAATGCTGCCCTTTAACGTAATGGTTTTAAACGATCGCTGTAACAGCTGGATTTTGTTCTGCTGTAAAATGGTCCGATGACACAGTGAAAGCCAAATCCATTTTTCTGAAACGCAAAACAGATTCCTGCATAATTGCATTTTTATTCTATCCTATCATTTATCTTGTCAGaactaaaaaaaagttttgatttCTAGAAAGTATTAAATTGATGGTACAATCAGTTCTAGGGCAAAGCAAATGCGACTaaagtttttatatttaacatacaGAGGAATTTGTTTATTTGCCATTTGCTGTTAGACAGTTCAATCACATCAACTGTTTATGAGTTTTAGTAATAAGATCACATAACATCATTAATATGGTCATCCCATAAACATTGCATCTCTTTAGACCACATACAAACATAATTTATCAAAGACTAAGACCCCTACAAGGTTTCATTATCACTAAAATGATCCCAAAGTGAAGTGAAAGCATAACGCGGTTTCAcagtgtgctactgtgtgttttcacccaGAATCTGTGGTTTGGATCAGTTTCTTTGAGCTTTGATCGTAAAGAACTTCACCTGTAGCTTTCTGCCAACGTCCCGTTTCATTTCTAAGAAATGTTGGAATGCCACAAAACCACTCCTTCCTGTACCGTAATGCCGGTTTCCAGATAGTGCTTGTGCACATATAATGTCAATTTCACCCACATGTAGCCTACCATGAACTGCCTTTTCATTATCAACTCACTCTTCTGTCAAGGTTATAGGTTTGTTTAGTGATACACGGAAGTCGATTTATCTGAATAACAATATTTCACTACAGCCAGTGTTACATTTTGATGTTATTCTGCTGGATGTGACAGAGATGCCTTCAACAAAGTGGACTGTGTAATCTTTAGCCACATGTGCAAAGCATGGGAAGTATAGCACTGTGGGCCGGTACTCAGTTCAAACCACTTTGGATCGATTGGCTGTGAGGAGCAGGCAGACCTCTAGGGGCTGCTAGCAGGACTTAAAGACTCATTTTAGACTTTCTGGACTTATTTGTACCCAGGCAGGTACACCTGAATACAACCACAAgctgtcattttatttcaccttAATTAACTGTGGCCTGAAGTAGAAAATAGTGATCAGATTTCAGTGTTCTCTGGCCGTTTGCATCAATGTAGCTGTACTCACAAACTGTTGTCTTAATAGTGGCTTAAAAATGGGGGAGAATGAAGCTAATATTTGCCTTAACACATATGTCAGACATATGCTATGCCTGTTCTGAAATGTTCATGGTTTAACCTGCACAGTTCGTATCGACTGTGCCTATAGATGTCTTTCAGTTTTAAGGAAAGTTCAGTTTCCTGGATAATTCTTGTGCAACAGTTGTCTGAtctgtgttgtttcttttcCCTCCAATGTACGTCttaatcattttctgtttagCTTCATTTGTTGTCTCATAATATGTCAGATAATCATTAACTGTAAAGGAATTTAATTCACTATCCGATCCTATCAAGCACCACTATCAAAAGAAAGAATCACTGCAGAAATCTACACACAACAATGTGCTTTGCTTCTCCTGATTTGTCAATGCAAGTACTCAGCAGGCTTATTGTCACATATTTAGCAGCTCTTTTGTATaatttaaatgtccttttttttttttttacgttcgGTATTTTGGGATCTTTGAAGGATTTGAGACTGGCAACAGTTGCTCTGTCTTGGCACATATGACCATTTCCAAGAAAGGAATATTTATTAGCACTGACCAttggaaacatgaaaatagtAAGCCCAGACGGTGTCTCAAGCATTAAATatcatcaaagcaaaaaaatgGATTCCCAAAGCTCCGGTACACctactgaaatgtttttattgttctgGCTGTTTGGATCTGCTCTCAGGACCAGACCTCAAACTCTTTCACGATTATTttgtatagatagatagagtatAGATTTTTGATGAGCGTAGCAAATGTGCTACATAGCTCCACCCAACATGATAAAATGtctgatgagtcaaaatgactgaaaacaactgtgttttgttttggcacTGGATCTGGAAATCAACGAGGCGTGGTTCAATTGTATTTAGAGACAAGAGCACAAGGCCTTGATCAGGTatacaaaataatttatttgtgtttcacaGAATTTGTTATTCAAAACTAAAAGGTACTGAGACATTTTTTGTAATAATGGAAACATCTACAGAACACCATTTAAACCATGAGATCTTATAGATAACAATTTACAGAACTAATTTAAGGTAGGGGCTTCCCATTTAACACTAAAGTAGCATTGGTCAATTGTATTATACATATGTAATCAAACAAATGGCAACCTGGGCGACACTCCGTGGGAAAAATATCAGTCTAATCGCAGTATGAATGAGGATAATCATAACCCTCATGTCAACATGTTTTTCGTAAACCAGACCCTTAGTGAAAGGGGCTTCTCTGTGATAACTGTGATGGTTTTATGTTGTTGGAGCTAACTACTGAAGGTGCCTTTTTCACTCAAAGAGCAGAGCCACTCTGCATGCAACTATCATTGGTGtttgggaaaaacaaaaacatttgggcCAGCAGTATTTACACATGTGTAGTTTCACACTGTTGCCACTTTTCAGTGCTTTGTTAAtaattttgaattgaattgatatCAGATGGTTTGTTAAATGTCAGAAGTGCATTAGCGCTGACATGATatcacatttaacatttttccaGACATGAAAAGttgccattttaaaaatacacaaggTTTCTAGGACACCAACTAAACTGAATCTAATGTTAGAAGTTTCATCATAAGTGTATTTGAAAGAATGGCCtggattttgttttaatttctttttccaGCCCAGCAAACTTATTTCCACacatttcattgcattttaTTGGCTTGTTGGTACAACGCCTATATGGAAatgtgaaatcatttttaaaatcactgcAATTGATCTACCTAGGAGAAcaaatttctttatttattgctttgtaCGTGTTTGTCCTTTTATGAGATTCATCTTTGCATAGTtagttgatgtttttttgtttcacagcAAAACTCAAAGGACGGTGAAAGGGAAATGGAATatatttttgcaatttttaATGGTGGATGCTTTATCAAAATGTCATCCTCTCAAGAAAAGCTTTCAGAAAAAAGTGTAATGTTGTCTCAgtataattgaaaaataaagctCTTTTCCAATTCAACAAGGTGTGGTGTTTCCCCAAGAGGGCAGTGTTACTCTGTTTCTAAACTCACCCACAAGTGTTTCCCATTGATCACCACTCACACAGTTATTATTAATaccattaaaatacaaatatgtagTTATTCTATTACATATTTTATCAACCCTTTAATCAAACctgacagtgaaaacatttcatcatctgAACTGGATGACACtactgcatgtgtttatgttaaaCCTGCAGCTTTGCGGACTCAAGCTCTCATATTATTTATTAGAGGTTAGAGTTAGAGTTAAAGGTTTCTAGTTTATCCCTGTACACTcattttgtaaaaaagaaacaaaaaaagacatataTGCACAAGCATACAATTccaaaaacaatatattaagAATTAATCTGTACACATTATCTAGGGTGTCCAGGCTCATTAAAATAGTGACACGATTTGCTTAAGGTTTTTCTGTATTCGACCACTTCTTTCCACTCTTCTTTAAGTCAACATACAATTTAACCTGTTGACATTTAAAGTCTGGTCATGCCTCGGCAGAATGAAGAATAAATAACAGGTTGGATAATCCCATAAAATgtctcagctgctgtttccccTCTAGAAGCACTTTAGAGCTGAGAAGCAGCATGTTTGTCACTTGAGTCATAGAGGAGAAATTTGTAGCAGCATTTCATCAGAAAACAGACatcagagaaagacagcagactTCAAGTGGCAACGATATTCAGACTAAGGTCTTATAACTTCTAAAAGATGCAATAGCCCTTTTACAGTAGTTACAAAACTGATGGTGTTGTTGGTGCTGTTAGAGAACACAGGAATGAATACAGGTTTATCCATGGCTctataaaagtacaaaaaatgTACATGGCTAAACTTTAACTGGTCCCCATTCAAACTGAAAAAGTTTGACGTAATTCGTCCAAATCGATCAGTTCATTAAAAATCTGTTACAAAACAATCAAATCCAGTCATTTCAGAAACTTGAAAAGCCTTTCAGTTATTGCTGGTTTGAGTTTGGTGTAAAACAAACGTGCTACTCGAACATAAATGTGACGTAAATATGTGCCTGTGATGTGTTGCCTAATCTCACTGTGCATGATGAGCTCGAGCTAGACGGCACTAAATCCTTTTAAAATCCTGTCATGATAAGTCACTCACTTATCTCCACCCTTATTATCATGGTTTAACTTTTAACTTGGGCTGTGTGAGGGTTACAATCCCAATCACTGAGGATATCAGACCACAAAATCCCACCACTCCTGCATTGGATTGGTATATACCCAGCCTGTCTAAGGGAATGAAGAGATCACATGCGTTTTTCAGCGTGTCCAAGGCAACAGCCGGATCTGATTTCAGGCTCTCCaacagcagaaagagaaaagcatcCAGCTGAGGAACGACAACTTCAGCTACTTCAGGATTCTCACTGAGATGCTGATCCATTTTCTGCCTGCAGTGTTTGTCTCTTGCCTTCTGTAACATTAACTGGAGGATTACATAAACATCTCTGGTCAGATTCATAACTAGTGAGAGGAAGTACCAGCGAGAGGCGTTAAGGCTCCACCGTTCCTTGTCGATATTGTGGATAAGGCCGACACTTCTGGCCCAAAGTACATTGTCACAGATAAAGTAGAGGGCGCGGTTGATGTTGGCCGCAGTAAGGCACAGGCACAGCACTCGGTCAGAGAGTCGCATGGTTCGCTTAGCAGCATCAATGGAATTTACAGTGTTTCCCAGCCTGAACACTgacaaaggaggaagaagaaaagggtaTTAGAGCAGTAATCAATTTAATATGTAATGTCAGGTCAACATTTCATAGTAGCGGGCCACTATGGACAGTAGAATACAATTAAAGCTacatttcaatttatttcatttgccCCTCTGTAGGAAACAGGTCACGGTCTCCATTTACTAGGCTGTTTACATATTGTGACGGCACTGATTATAGCTGAGGttcagtggtggaatgtaacaaATCCATTTTCTAAAGTACTGTAGTTAGGTATGACTGTGAGGTATTTGTAATTTACTTGAGGTTCTTCTTTTAATGCCAGCTGAAACAATTATTTAATCAGTCAATAGTCAATTGGCAGAAAATGTGTTGGCAACTATTTTAATAGTCACTCaattcttcatttcatttcatggttccagcttcacaaatataaagattttcagtttttcctttttcattatATTCTTTTGGATAGTTTTGAGATTTGTACTGTTAACCggacaaaaaaaagcattgtgAAAGTTTCACTTTGGTCGCTGTGTAGTTGTGACgcttattattttcataatttctaCAAATCAAATGAGAACATAATAAGCAGGTGAACCCATAATCAAAATTATCTGTCCAAAATAGTACAAAATAAGCTCAGCCTACTATAAAACCCtgcttttacattaatgcaTGAGTTTTCTGCATTGAGTACTTTTACTCTAAATAAGTCCTGATtataagtacatttactttaaaaatttACTTGTaaaaagagtatttttacagtgtggtattagtacttttacttaagtatttcCTCCAACACTGCTGAGGTTCCTGTTCCTGTGTCATTGCTTCCTGAACCCTTCAGATTGCATGTTATTAGCATCATCCACAAGCCACTTTCACATGTAATTCACTCACAAACTCTGCTTTTGAGATCTTAAAAAGCCAGGCATAGAGGCAGGAAAGCCCTGTGGCAGCAGCTCTGTTGCAGAGAAGAGATAATTATGTGGTGCACCTACAGAGCCCAGACCTGGCCCCATTACAGCTCTACTGCAACAGCACCAAGAGGGAAAAGGTCTTTATTGAATGACCCTGCTCTAAGGCAGCACCTCATCCTTCATTTCCATGCAGAGCTCATGCCAAGTCAGTcttggaaaaaacattttattcatgctAAAACCACAAAGTGTCAAAAGTTCAAAAAGTTTCAAAAAGAAACTATATTTTAACTTTTGTAAACACACCGACTGGAATTGTTCGGTTGGAGGGTGTGCCAATGTGCAAGCACTGAAcaaaacagtttgtgtgtgaatacatgtTCACGTACCAGCTTCCACTTAGCTAATAAGACATGAAGGTAGCTACATGGTTAGCTAGTTAGCAAGCAAGCATGAAAAACTTGTCAGGGAGAGTGAAAGTTGGGCAAGTTGTATATTCGCTTTCCAGCAAGAAGGTAACAAGGCAGTTTGAAATCAACACTCAGACTCAGTTCACCACTGAACCTTCCTCTGCGGAGCTAAGACGCTCTGATGCTTACCTCTCTATCTGCTATGTCACAGACTGTACTGACCAACTATAGCTGACtaacacagcagacagatgtgATAAGTGTGAGTGACATGGCTGTTGTTAGGGTAATGTGATATTAGTtatattaaaaaggaaaaacgaTGGGTGGGGACATTGTTTATTTACTTTGCAGTGTGTATTTCATAAAGCAGCTACAAAGTTATATAAAGGCACTGTTAGACTCTTGGAGTTTGAGGATGCTCAGCTGGACAAACTACACAATGACACCATTTCTAAATATCCCAAGCATAATTTTCTGCATTGTATACTTATAAGTTGTCATATCATATCGGAACAAAAGACATGCCGATGCCGATA includes these proteins:
- the pex11a gene encoding peroxisomal membrane protein 11A gives rise to the protein MDAVVKFTNQSQGRDRIFRATQYACALSIYLLRNNSERKDLVAKLKSLEAVMSSGRKLFRLGNTVNSIDAAKRTMRLSDRVLCLCLTAANINRALYFICDNVLWARSVGLIHNIDKERWSLNASRWYFLSLVMNLTRDVYVILQLMLQKARDKHCRQKMDQHLSENPEVAEVVVPQLDAFLFLLLESLKSDPAVALDTLKNACDLFIPLDRLGIYQSNAGVVGFCGLISSVIGIVTLTQPKLKVKP
- the LOC139201061 gene encoding RNA polymerase II elongation factor ELL isoform X1 encodes the protein MAALRQEHRYGLSCGKINKNTPNQTLYHVKLTDTAIRTLEAYQNLKASLSNQPAICFKGNQGYVKIPAPTPESPDGFRVFSFYLSSDSKDKPQSSFDCIHQYVSGEGRDHLEGQGSIQDKITVCATDDSYQTTRERMSQVEKDIWSRSAIEIKPGPSKCVKVQRKQGLVSGSDSSHKHSPSNKRSLVPSPVAHRPLRDRIIHLLALKPYKKPELLLWLERERASPKDKADLTSVLDEVGKLNPKDHSYSLKDELYRHVQRDWPGYLEEEKQLIHRLLIRKLQPLHSSQLKSPQSNHSFHKTPGDSPSQLSPAKNLSAKRPLPSEASNCQTPKKQRLLDHCLPQQSPSYGDCSTNGTRSSSSHGNSSVQIKLEFDKTSNHLQGSPNRLYSPHKLSGSSTIPKRERTEPAPIAPSPKHPHTDTPICTDQQFINGQHKKKRSKKHKDRERERLKPDWIETSPDLKQNQEKLKDHEGEKTTVSRTSEEELPDYLIKYSTITALEQRQQYKDDFCAEYDEYRALHDRIGAITEMFVQLGSKINTLSPGTQEYKLMEDQILQKYRKYKKKFPGYREEKKRCEYLHQKLSHIKGLITDYDQTQELS
- the LOC139201061 gene encoding RNA polymerase II elongation factor ELL isoform X2, translated to MAALRQEHRYGLSCGKINKNTPNQTLYHVKLTDTAIRTLEAYQNLKASLSNQPAICFKGNQGYVKIPAPTPESPDGFRVFSFYLSSDSKDKPQSSFDCIHQEGRDHLEGQGSIQDKITVCATDDSYQTTRERMSQVEKDIWSRSAIEIKPGPSKCVKVQRKQGLVSGSDSSHKHSPSNKRSLVPSPVAHRPLRDRIIHLLALKPYKKPELLLWLERERASPKDKADLTSVLDEVGKLNPKDHSYSLKDELYRHVQRDWPGYLEEEKQLIHRLLIRKLQPLHSSQLKSPQSNHSFHKTPGDSPSQLSPAKNLSAKRPLPSEASNCQTPKKQRLLDHCLPQQSPSYGDCSTNGTRSSSSHGNSSVQIKLEFDKTSNHLQGSPNRLYSPHKLSGSSTIPKRERTEPAPIAPSPKHPHTDTPICTDQQFINGQHKKKRSKKHKDRERERLKPDWIETSPDLKQNQEKLKDHEGEKTTVSRTSEEELPDYLIKYSTITALEQRQQYKDDFCAEYDEYRALHDRIGAITEMFVQLGSKINTLSPGTQEYKLMEDQILQKYRKYKKKFPGYREEKKRCEYLHQKLSHIKGLITDYDQTQELS